The Myxococcales bacterium genome has a segment encoding these proteins:
- the gatA gene encoding Asp-tRNA(Asn)/Glu-tRNA(Gln) amidotransferase subunit GatA, whose protein sequence is MNTAGWTIAQMAAALRERRVTSTALVTDALARIRATEKRLNAWLTLAEGPALARAAALDARLQAGDELPPLAGVPLGIKDNFNVVGLPARAGSKILGHYQAPYESTATARLLDAGAVLLGKTNQDEFAMGSSGEYSAFGPTHNPWNLDYAPGGSSSGSAAAVAAGHVPGALGTDTGGSIRQPASHCGIVGIKPTYGRVSRYGIFAFASSLDQIGPLTRTVRDAALLLQIIAGADPHDATSAPLPVPDYRAACERGLQGLRIGVPKEYFIKGIAPDVEAAVRESLATLEKNGAKLVEISLPHTEYCVAAYYLIAPAEASSNLARYDGVRYGHRSADARDLLEMYTNTRLDGFGPEVTRRILIGTFALSAGYYDAYYAKAQKARTLIRRDFVEAFKQVDVIGAPTAPETAIKLGARVDDPLGMYLSDILTISVNLAGLPGLVLPCGRDRLGLPIGLQFIGPAFGEEAVFQAAAAWEALRRPEWTWPEVTA, encoded by the coding sequence ATGAACACCGCCGGCTGGACCATCGCCCAAATGGCCGCCGCCCTGCGCGAGCGGCGCGTCACCAGCACCGCGCTGGTGACCGACGCCCTGGCCCGCATCCGGGCGACCGAAAAGCGGCTGAACGCCTGGCTGACCCTCGCCGAGGGACCGGCCCTGGCGCGCGCCGCCGCCCTCGACGCGCGCCTGCAAGCCGGCGACGAACTGCCGCCGCTGGCCGGCGTGCCGCTCGGAATCAAAGACAACTTCAACGTGGTCGGCCTGCCGGCGCGGGCCGGCTCGAAAATCCTCGGCCACTACCAGGCGCCGTACGAATCGACCGCGACCGCCCGGCTGTTGGACGCCGGCGCGGTCTTGCTCGGCAAGACCAACCAGGACGAATTCGCCATGGGCAGCTCCGGCGAATACAGCGCCTTCGGCCCGACGCATAACCCGTGGAACCTCGACTACGCGCCCGGCGGCAGCAGTTCCGGCTCCGCGGCCGCCGTCGCGGCCGGCCACGTGCCCGGCGCGCTGGGCACCGACACCGGCGGCTCGATCCGCCAGCCGGCCAGCCATTGCGGCATCGTCGGCATCAAGCCCACGTACGGCCGCGTCAGCCGCTACGGCATCTTCGCCTTCGCCTCCAGCCTCGACCAGATCGGCCCGCTGACCCGCACGGTGCGCGACGCCGCGCTGCTGCTGCAAATCATCGCCGGGGCCGATCCGCACGACGCGACCAGCGCGCCGCTGCCGGTGCCCGACTACCGCGCGGCCTGCGAACGCGGCTTACAGGGACTGCGCATCGGCGTGCCGAAGGAATACTTCATCAAAGGCATCGCCCCCGACGTGGAAGCGGCGGTGCGCGAATCGCTGGCGACGCTGGAGAAAAACGGGGCGAAGCTGGTCGAGATTTCGCTGCCGCACACCGAATATTGCGTTGCGGCCTATTACCTGATCGCCCCCGCCGAGGCCAGTTCCAACCTGGCGCGTTACGACGGCGTGCGCTACGGCCACCGCAGCGCGGACGCGCGCGACCTCCTGGAGATGTACACCAACACGCGGCTCGATGGCTTCGGCCCCGAGGTGACCCGCCGCATCCTGATCGGCACCTTCGCGCTGTCGGCGGGCTACTACGACGCCTACTACGCCAAGGCGCAAAAGGCCCGCACGCTCATCCGGCGCGACTTTGTCGAAGCCTTCAAACAGGTCGACGTCATCGGCGCGCCGACCGCGCCCGAAACGGCGATCAAGCTCGGCGCGCGCGTCGACGATCCGCTCGGCATGTACCTGTCGGACATCCTGACCATCAGCGTCAACCTGGCCGGCCTGCCCGGCCTGGTGCTGCCGTGCGGCCGCGACCGCCTGGGCCTGCCGATCGGCCTGCAATTCATCGGGCCGGCTTTCGGCGAGGAAGCCGTCTTCCAAGCCGCCGCGGCCTGGGAAGCCCTGCGGCGGCCGGAATGGACCTGGCCGGAGGTGACGGCATGA
- the gatB gene encoding Asp-tRNA(Asn)/Glu-tRNA(Gln) amidotransferase subunit GatB, which yields MNWETIIGLEVHVQLLTKTKAFCRCPNRYGDEPNTNICPTCLGLPGALPVPNRAVVEQAVRLSLAVGATVHEKSIWARKNYFYPDLTKGYQISQFDRPLATGGFLPVRLADGTIKRVGITRLHLEEDAGKSSHGEGADAAYSLIDFNRCGVPLVEIVSEPDLRSPEEAAAYLKTLRQLVVRLGVCDGNMEQGSLRCDANVSVRPIGETALRTRTEIKNVNSFKFVKQALEFEAQRHIAVYESGGRIRQETLLFDSARGETFSMRSKEEAHDYRYFPEPDMPPLIVEAAAVQRAKSELPELPWEMNERFEKQYGLTPYDVGVLTEDPDTAAFYEQVAALADPKLAANWVMGDLTALWKEREIGAAASPVTPAALAELIRLIAGGSISGKIAKDVLAAMAAGEGSPGEIVAKRGLTQISDSSSLEPMIEEVLKNNPKQLDQYKSGKTGLFGFFVGQIMKQTKGQANPQLVNDLLKKKLDG from the coding sequence ATGAACTGGGAAACCATCATCGGCCTCGAAGTGCACGTGCAGCTTTTAACGAAGACCAAGGCGTTCTGCCGCTGCCCCAACCGCTACGGCGACGAACCCAACACGAACATTTGCCCGACCTGCCTGGGTCTGCCCGGCGCGCTGCCGGTGCCCAACCGCGCGGTCGTCGAACAGGCCGTCCGGCTGTCGCTCGCCGTCGGCGCGACCGTGCACGAAAAATCGATCTGGGCGCGGAAAAACTACTTCTATCCCGACCTGACCAAAGGCTACCAGATCAGCCAGTTCGACCGGCCGCTGGCCACCGGCGGTTTTCTGCCCGTCCGCCTGGCCGACGGCACGATCAAGCGCGTGGGCATCACGCGGCTGCACCTGGAGGAAGACGCCGGCAAGAGCAGCCACGGCGAGGGCGCCGACGCCGCCTACAGCCTGATCGACTTCAACCGCTGCGGCGTGCCGCTGGTCGAAATCGTCTCCGAGCCCGACCTGCGTTCGCCGGAAGAAGCGGCCGCCTACCTGAAAACCTTGCGCCAACTGGTCGTGCGCCTCGGCGTTTGCGACGGCAACATGGAACAGGGATCGCTGCGCTGCGACGCCAACGTGTCGGTGCGGCCGATCGGCGAAACCGCGCTCCGGACGCGCACCGAGATCAAAAACGTCAATTCCTTCAAATTCGTCAAACAGGCGCTCGAATTCGAGGCGCAACGGCACATCGCCGTCTACGAAAGCGGCGGCCGGATTCGGCAGGAAACCCTGCTGTTCGATTCGGCCCGGGGCGAAACGTTTTCGATGCGCTCCAAGGAAGAAGCCCACGATTACCGCTATTTCCCCGAGCCCGACATGCCCCCGCTGATCGTCGAGGCCGCGGCGGTCCAGCGCGCCAAAAGCGAGCTGCCCGAACTGCCCTGGGAAATGAACGAACGGTTCGAAAAACAGTACGGCCTGACGCCGTACGACGTGGGCGTGCTGACCGAAGACCCGGATACCGCCGCGTTTTACGAGCAGGTCGCCGCGCTCGCCGATCCGAAACTGGCCGCCAACTGGGTGATGGGCGACCTGACCGCGCTGTGGAAAGAGCGGGAAATCGGCGCCGCCGCCAGCCCCGTGACGCCCGCGGCGCTCGCCGAACTGATCCGCCTGATCGCCGGCGGCAGCATCAGCGGCAAAATCGCCAAGGACGTGCTCGCGGCGATGGCGGCGGGCGAAGGCTCGCCGGGCGAAATCGTCGCCAAACGCGGCCTGACGCAGATCAGCGATTCGTCGTCGCTGGAGCCGATGATCGAAGAAGTGCTCAAGAACAACCCCAAACAACTCGATCAATACAAGAGCGGCAAGACGGGTTTGTTCGGCTTCTTCGTCGGTCAGATCATGAAACAGACGAAGGGCCAGGCCAATCCGCAACTGGTCAACGATTTGTTGAAAAAGAAGCTGGACGGCTGA
- the gatC gene encoding Asp-tRNA(Asn)/Glu-tRNA(Gln) amidotransferase subunit GatC has translation MAIDREQVLHVAALARLRVEERDLDRLTEQMGRILDYVNKLAELDLEGVEPTSHAVELLGALQEDAVRAGLAPRELFRNAPDAVPPYVRVPKVIEGGGSA, from the coding sequence ATGGCCATCGATCGTGAACAGGTTTTGCACGTGGCCGCCCTGGCCCGGCTGCGCGTCGAGGAACGCGATCTCGACCGCCTGACCGAACAGATGGGGCGGATTCTCGACTATGTGAACAAGCTCGCCGAACTGGACCTGGAAGGCGTCGAGCCGACCAGCCACGCCGTCGAGTTGCTCGGCGCGCTGCAGGAAGACGCCGTGCGGGCCGGTCTGGCGCCGCGCGAACTGTTCCGCAACGCCCCCGACGCGGTGCCGCCGTACGTGCGCGTCCCCAAGGTCATCGAGGGAGGGGGCAGCGCATGA